One stretch of Caloenas nicobarica isolate bCalNic1 chromosome 2, bCalNic1.hap1, whole genome shotgun sequence DNA includes these proteins:
- the CBLN2 gene encoding cerebellin-2, translated as MAAASRSGGGPALGMGLRRRGALPEPAGGCCCCLAAALPLLLLLLPAGCPVRAQNDTEPIVLEGKCLVVCDSSPSADGAITSSLGISVRSGSAKVAFSATRSTNHEPSEMSNRTMTIYFDQVLVNIGNHFDLASSIFVAPRKGIYSFSFHVVKVYNRQTIQVSLMQNGYPVISAFAGDQDVTREAASNGVLLHMEREDKVHLKLERGNLMGGWKYSTFSGFLVFPL; from the exons ATGGCGGCGGCGAGCCGGAGCGGCGGCGGTCCGGCGCTGGGCATGGGgctgcggcggcggggggcgctgCCGGAGCCGGcgggcggctgctgctgctgcctggcggcggcgctgccgctgctgctgctgctactgccCGCCGGGTGCCCGGTGCGGGCGCAGAACGACACGGAGCCCATCGTCCTGGAGGGGAAGTGCCTGGTGGTGTGCGACTCCAGCCCCTCGGCCGACGGCGCCATCACCTCCTCCCTGGGGATCTCGGTGCGCTCGGGCAGCGCCAAGGTGGCCTTCTCGGCCACCCGCAGCACCAACCACGAGCCCTCCGAGATGAGCAACCGCACCATGACCATCTACTTCGACCAG GTATTAGTTAATATTGGCAACCATTTTGATCTTGCATCCAGTATATTTGTAGCACCAAGAAAAGGGATATATAGTTTCAGTTTCCACGTGGTCAAGGTCTATAACAGACAAACCATCCAG GTAAGTTTAATGCAAAACGGCTACCCAGTGATTTCAGCTTTTGCAGGGGATCAGGACGTCACCAGAGAAGCAGCCAGCAATGGGGTCTTGCTCCACAtggaaagagaagacaaagttCATCTGAAACTGGAAAGGGGCAACCTCATGGGAGGGTGGAAATATTCAACCTTTTCCGGCTTCTTAGTATTTCCACTATAA